From the Lacipirellulaceae bacterium genome, the window ACTTGGCCGTGGGACAAATGAGTGATCCGATCGTCAGTGAGCGAGGGATTCACATCGTTCGCGTTCTCGAACGCAAGCAAGCGGGCCGAACGCCCTTTACCGAGGCCCAGGCGGAGATTCGGAAGACGCTCGAAAAGAAACAGCGCGCGGGGCTCGTCAACGCCGAGATGGAGAAGCTTCGCAAGCAGGCCCAAGTTTGGACCCTGTTTGAAGGCGAGATCAGCAACTCGCGGTTGGCGGAGATTCTCGACGGCCGACAGCGACGGTAGGAATCGCGTAGGCAGCCGCAGGCTGTTAGCCTGCGGCTGCCTTTGTTTGACGAAGTTGGCTCAGCCTTCCATCTCTTTCCCCAGCTCGTAAACCTCCACCGCGTCGAGTACCGCGTCGTTGCTGTCGAACAGGCGCGCAACGGCCGCTTTGTGGATTTTCATTTTCGTGCCGCCAACACCAAGCGCGCCGTAGCAGATGTGGCCGTCGCGTTCGACCGCTTTGTCGTGAACCTCGACGCCACCAAGCCCCAGTGGCGGGACTGCGTTGAGGTCGAGAACGACCTCCAGCGAGGAGCAACCGGCTCGCATATCCGCTGGAACGAGCTCAACTGCTGGTGGACCGGAGGCGACTAGAATCTGTGCGCCCTCGATGGCATCGGGCATCTCCTCCGGTTGGGAGGTGACGACGGGGGTCAGCTCTGCGTCGGGAACAAACTCCTTGACTTCATGGCATACTTGTTGGGCGGTTTCCATCTTACGGGAGGAAACTCTCACAACTGCTCCCTCCTCGGCCAGCAGACGAACGACGCGTTTGCCGACCGAGCCCGTGGCCGCCAGCACAGTCGCCTGGGCGCCGCGGAGCGAAAGGTGGCGGCGAGCGG encodes:
- a CDS encoding NADP-dependent methylenetetrahydromethanopterin/methylenetetrahydrofolate dehydrogenase, which produces MSKPKILVCFDTDPQPSVFDGVVAVDAGVDHLFRHSGITTDDVRDLIYGAIFTRGPEDLKSTAVFVGGSDVIAGEAVMAEVQKTFFGPMRVSAMLDSNGANTTAAATVLAARRHLSLRGAQATVLAATGSVGKRVVRLLAEEGAVVRVSSRKMETAQQVCHEVKEFVPDAELTPVVTSQPEEMPDAIEGAQILVASGPPAVELVPADMRAGCSSLEVVLDLNAVPPLGLGGVEVHDKAVERDGHICYGALGVGGTKMKIHKAAVARLFDSNDAVLDAVEVYELGKEMEG